A single Carnobacterium inhibens subsp. inhibens DSM 13024 DNA region contains:
- a CDS encoding CPBP family intramembrane glutamic endopeptidase: protein MLKKLTRHTSVLMIVFYLIAQFLPAVILALAPKSLQTEAAIYGTIFSFFIGAIAMLLLNRKSTIRNSLTLAPSVPRKKVIYWGIIGIPLVLLVQYLANLIEIVVLGLPIASENTQSILLIVDKYPIYLIIVSILGPIMEEFVFRKVIFGFLYDLTGPIGAAVISALLFAFMHLDGHILLYSSMAFVFSFLYSKTKNIAAPMITHIAMNTLVMLVNFI from the coding sequence ATGTTGAAGAAACTTACTCGTCACACATCTGTTTTAATGATCGTATTTTACTTAATTGCTCAATTCTTACCGGCAGTGATTCTTGCGCTAGCTCCAAAAAGTTTACAAACAGAAGCAGCTATTTATGGAACAATTTTCAGCTTTTTTATTGGAGCAATTGCTATGCTGCTGCTTAATCGAAAGTCAACCATTCGAAATTCGTTGACTTTAGCTCCCTCTGTGCCTAGAAAAAAAGTGATCTATTGGGGAATTATTGGAATACCCTTAGTCCTTTTGGTTCAGTATCTCGCAAATCTTATTGAAATAGTAGTATTGGGACTTCCAATAGCTTCGGAGAATACTCAAAGCATTCTTTTGATCGTCGATAAGTATCCGATTTATCTTATCATTGTTTCTATATTAGGACCAATCATGGAAGAATTTGTTTTTAGAAAAGTTATTTTTGGTTTCTTATATGATCTTACAGGGCCTATAGGCGCTGCAGTAATCAGTGCATTACTCTTTGCTTTTATGCATCTTGATGGACATATTTTACTTTATTCTAGTATGGCTTTTGTTTTCAGTTTTCTCTATAGTAAAACTAAAAATATTGCTGCACCAATGATTACTCATATTGCTATGAACACATTAGTTATGTTAGTAAACTTCATATGA
- a CDS encoding DUF4305 domain-containing protein: MSGIFIWFAIDSVGNSGWTFFSILYVLFSTSYFVRATKILEIYFKIKKGNKP, encoded by the coding sequence ATGTCTGGAATATTCATCTGGTTTGCTATTGATTCAGTAGGCAATTCTGGCTGGACATTTTTCTCTATCCTTTATGTATTGTTTTCTACTAGTTATTTTGTTAGAGCTACAAAAATACTCGAAATTTATTTCAAAATCAAAAAAGGAAACAAACCATAA
- a CDS encoding redox-sensing transcriptional repressor Rex has translation MVEKKIPNATARRLPIYYRYLRFLHDSGKVRVSSTELSEAIKVDSATIRRDFSYFGALGKRGYGYDVEDLMNFFSKTLKQDRLTNVALIGVGNLGHALLNYNFHQSNNMRISAAFDIDQEIVGTILSGVPIYHMDDMVEQLKVQQIEIVIITIPSSVAQATADRLVEANVKGILNFTPYRISVPDDVRVQNVDLTNELQTLIYFLDHYKPTKD, from the coding sequence ATGGTAGAAAAGAAAATACCCAATGCAACGGCTAGGCGATTGCCGATTTATTATCGCTATTTGCGATTCTTACATGATTCCGGAAAAGTACGTGTTTCTTCAACTGAATTGAGTGAGGCTATTAAAGTTGATAGTGCTACAATTCGAAGAGACTTTTCTTATTTTGGAGCCTTAGGCAAAAGAGGATACGGATATGATGTTGAGGATCTAATGAACTTCTTCAGTAAGACACTTAAACAAGATAGATTGACAAATGTAGCTTTAATTGGAGTAGGGAATTTAGGACATGCTTTATTGAATTATAACTTCCATCAAAGCAACAACATGCGAATCAGTGCAGCTTTTGATATCGATCAAGAAATCGTTGGCACTATTTTAAGTGGTGTTCCTATTTATCACATGGACGACATGGTTGAACAACTTAAAGTGCAACAAATTGAAATTGTTATTATTACCATTCCATCATCTGTAGCACAAGCAACGGCTGATCGATTAGTAGAAGCAAATGTAAAAGGTATTTTAAATTTCACCCCATACAGAATTTCTGTACCGGATGATGTAAGAGTCCAAAACGTTGATTTAACAAATGAATTGCAAACATTGATTTATTTCTTAGATCATTACAAACCTACAAAAGATTAA
- a CDS encoding ABC-F family ATP-binding cassette domain-containing protein, whose amino-acid sequence MILLQAQHVARYFGADVLFENIYLEVQEHSRIALVGRNGTGKSTLLKMIADIEQPDAGKIVKGKQVSIGYLAQNTGLASERTIWDEMLTVFELVIQLEKDMRSIEQQLGDPDLLSDEELYTATLNRYDHIQHRFREENGFGYQSEIRSVLHGFRFYEEDYTKQISQLSGGQKTRLALAKLLLEKKDLLILDEPTNHLDIETLSWLETYLQSYTGALLIVSHDRYFLDKVVNEVYEISRQKITHYKGNYSKYLDLKAARLEQEWKEFEKQQGEIAKLEDFVNRNLVRASTTKRAQSRRKQLEKMDRIDKPQGDEKSARFSFKTEKESGNVVLTLSNGAIGYDGTILSRPVELDVRKYDSIALVGPNGIGKSTLLKSLIDQLPLIQGEKHLGTNVSLGYYDQEQSDLNSTKSVLAELWDEHPTTPEKDIRSILGSFLFSGEDVEKSVSSLSGGEKARLALAKLAMNKNNFLMLDEPTNHLDIDSKEVLENALIDFDGTLLFVSHDRYFINRIATTIIELSEEGSTLYLGDYDYYLEKKAEQEELRLLAETESAEKTKDESVPTVKASREINKEEQKLLRQLTRRIEVIEKEMEEVETIITQCETQLIDPEVFGDHVHVQELNEEITGAQERLDNLVSEWEEKSLQLEEMQ is encoded by the coding sequence ATGATTCTATTACAAGCACAACACGTTGCCCGCTATTTTGGAGCAGATGTGTTGTTTGAAAATATTTATTTAGAAGTACAAGAACATTCGCGGATTGCCTTAGTTGGAAGAAATGGTACAGGTAAATCTACTCTTTTAAAAATGATCGCGGATATTGAACAACCGGATGCTGGAAAAATCGTCAAAGGAAAGCAAGTCAGTATTGGCTACTTAGCACAAAATACCGGTCTAGCTTCTGAAAGAACGATTTGGGATGAAATGTTGACCGTTTTTGAATTGGTCATTCAACTAGAAAAAGATATGCGTTCGATCGAACAGCAACTTGGTGACCCTGATTTGTTATCTGATGAAGAACTTTATACAGCAACTTTAAATCGCTATGACCACATCCAACATCGTTTTCGTGAGGAAAATGGGTTTGGTTATCAATCTGAGATTCGTTCTGTGCTGCATGGTTTTCGTTTTTACGAAGAAGATTATACTAAACAGATCAGTCAGCTTTCTGGTGGACAAAAAACACGCTTAGCATTAGCAAAATTATTATTAGAAAAAAAAGACTTATTGATTCTTGATGAGCCTACAAACCATTTAGATATTGAAACTCTCAGCTGGCTGGAAACCTATTTGCAATCGTATACTGGTGCCTTACTGATTGTTTCTCATGACCGCTACTTTTTAGATAAAGTAGTGAATGAAGTTTATGAGATCAGTCGTCAAAAGATTACTCATTATAAAGGTAATTATTCAAAATATTTAGATTTAAAAGCCGCTCGTCTTGAACAAGAATGGAAAGAATTTGAGAAACAACAAGGCGAAATTGCTAAGTTAGAAGATTTCGTCAATCGTAATTTAGTCCGTGCGTCAACTACTAAACGTGCTCAAAGCAGGCGCAAACAATTAGAAAAAATGGACCGTATCGATAAACCTCAAGGCGATGAAAAGTCTGCTCGTTTTTCATTTAAAACTGAAAAAGAAAGTGGCAATGTTGTTTTAACTTTATCCAATGGTGCGATTGGGTACGATGGAACCATTCTATCTCGCCCTGTTGAATTAGATGTTCGAAAATACGACTCGATTGCTTTAGTCGGACCAAACGGAATCGGAAAATCAACATTGCTAAAATCACTTATCGATCAACTTCCTTTGATCCAGGGCGAAAAGCATTTGGGTACAAATGTTTCATTGGGCTACTATGATCAAGAACAATCCGACTTAAATTCAACTAAATCTGTTTTGGCAGAACTTTGGGATGAGCACCCTACAACGCCTGAAAAAGATATTCGTTCAATACTTGGCAGTTTCTTATTCTCTGGAGAAGACGTAGAGAAATCAGTATCTTCCTTGAGTGGTGGAGAAAAAGCACGTTTGGCTTTAGCTAAATTAGCTATGAACAAAAATAATTTCTTAATGTTAGATGAACCGACAAACCATTTAGACATTGACAGTAAAGAAGTTTTAGAAAATGCACTAATTGATTTTGATGGAACTCTTTTATTTGTTTCACATGACCGTTACTTTATTAACCGCATTGCAACGACGATCATTGAGCTCTCTGAAGAAGGAAGCACACTTTATTTAGGTGATTATGATTATTACCTTGAAAAGAAAGCTGAACAAGAAGAGTTGCGTTTGCTTGCTGAGACGGAATCAGCTGAAAAAACAAAAGATGAATCTGTTCCAACAGTCAAAGCATCTCGTGAAATCAATAAAGAAGAACAAAAGTTGTTGCGTCAATTAACACGTCGTATCGAGGTCATTGAAAAAGAAATGGAAGAAGTTGAAACAATCATTACTCAGTGCGAAACTCAATTGATCGACCCAGAAGTATTCGGAGATCATGTACATGTGCAAGAACTAAATGAAGAAATTACTGGTGCTCAAGAACGATTGGATAACTTAGTCAGTGAATGGGAAGAAAAAAGTTTACAGTTAGAAGAAATGCAATAA
- a CDS encoding SF0329 family protein, whose product MSYHPKWSKAKKHLMSFVCDSLHNRIDFQVINYRKAHDQLGRAVLTVDKVEMLTMCTLTAEREAYYKEMAIRTQLNDFNVVDVFKNQTYQTDAYEQQKKEGIYAQFDFFSVLEDYFNSPIERSLKSKDILTKILCMLDRRVGKRTLRNMQESILEEHPLVYDFYKLRCAAEHITIHNADQ is encoded by the coding sequence GTGTCTTATCATCCAAAGTGGAGTAAAGCTAAGAAGCATTTAATGAGTTTTGTGTGTGATTCTTTGCATAATAGAATAGATTTTCAAGTTATTAATTATCGAAAAGCACATGACCAGTTAGGCAGAGCTGTCCTAACTGTTGATAAAGTAGAAATGTTAACTATGTGCACCTTAACTGCTGAAAGAGAAGCCTATTATAAAGAAATGGCTATTCGCACTCAATTGAATGATTTTAATGTTGTTGATGTTTTTAAGAACCAAACCTACCAGACAGACGCATACGAACAACAAAAAAAGGAAGGCATCTATGCACAATTTGATTTCTTTTCTGTTCTAGAAGATTATTTCAATTCGCCAATTGAACGTTCTCTAAAGTCGAAGGATATATTAACAAAAATATTATGTATGTTAGATCGCAGAGTAGGTAAAAGAACTTTACGCAACATGCAAGAATCTATTTTAGAAGAACATCCATTGGTTTACGATTTTTATAAACTACGTTGTGCTGCAGAACATATAACGATACACAATGCAGATCAATAG
- the tsaD gene encoding tRNA (adenosine(37)-N6)-threonylcarbamoyltransferase complex transferase subunit TsaD, whose translation MSIERNLILAIESSCDETSVAVVEDGTIVHSNIVASQIKSHMRFGGVVPEIASRHHVEQITQCIEEALTEAVVGYEDLSAVAVTQGPGLVGALLIGVNAAKAVAYAHHLPLIAVNHMAGHIYANRLIKPLIFPLLALVVSGGHTELVYMKEDGDYTIIGETRDDAAGEAYDKIGRVLGLPYPGGKKIDEMAHLGEDTYHFPRAMLKEDNYDFSFSGLKSSFINTVHNANQKGEPLNNINLAASFQASVIEVLVSKTLRAAKEYDVKQLLLAGGVAANKGLRDALTKSMAEELPNVELAIPPLSLCGDNAAMIGAAAYVHYQQDQFTDYALNAKPGLTFN comes from the coding sequence ATGTCTATAGAAAGAAATTTAATTTTAGCGATTGAATCAAGTTGTGATGAAACAAGTGTAGCAGTGGTTGAAGACGGGACAATCGTTCATTCCAATATTGTTGCTTCACAAATAAAAAGCCATATGCGTTTTGGCGGAGTCGTGCCTGAAATTGCTAGTCGTCATCACGTAGAACAAATCACACAATGTATCGAAGAAGCTTTAACAGAAGCAGTGGTGGGTTATGAAGACCTTTCAGCAGTTGCTGTTACGCAAGGACCTGGTTTAGTAGGAGCTCTCTTAATCGGAGTAAACGCAGCTAAAGCTGTTGCCTATGCGCATCATTTGCCATTGATTGCAGTAAATCATATGGCAGGACACATCTATGCAAATCGCTTAATAAAACCACTTATTTTCCCACTTTTAGCTCTTGTAGTTAGTGGAGGACACACTGAGTTGGTTTATATGAAAGAAGATGGAGACTACACGATTATTGGTGAAACCAGAGACGATGCAGCAGGAGAAGCCTACGATAAAATTGGTCGAGTACTGGGACTGCCTTATCCCGGCGGAAAGAAAATTGATGAAATGGCACATTTGGGAGAAGACACGTATCATTTTCCAAGAGCTATGTTAAAAGAAGATAACTATGATTTTAGTTTTAGCGGCTTAAAAAGCTCTTTTATCAATACAGTTCATAATGCGAACCAAAAAGGCGAACCACTAAACAACATTAACTTAGCAGCTAGTTTTCAAGCAAGCGTGATTGAAGTTTTGGTTTCAAAAACACTTAGAGCTGCTAAGGAATACGATGTAAAACAATTGCTTTTAGCAGGAGGAGTAGCTGCGAATAAAGGCTTACGTGATGCTCTTACTAAGTCGATGGCTGAAGAATTGCCAAATGTAGAATTAGCTATTCCACCGCTATCATTGTGTGGGGATAATGCAGCTATGATCGGAGCGGCAGCATATGTCCACTATCAACAAGATCAGTTCACGGATTACGCATTAAATGCTAAACCAGGATTGACATTCAATTAA
- the rimI gene encoding ribosomal protein S18-alanine N-acetyltransferase, whose translation MENPKIVFLFKQSAIVTENELFQLAEDSYVNGSPWSIEMYKQELTGTHNEYAIALYEGEKVGFIGYTMLFDEAEITTFGIISAYKNQGIGQLFLRSFIDYLKENEIKTVFLEVREQNKSAIVVYKKIGFETIATRKNYYHDPIENALIMQLSIK comes from the coding sequence ATGGAAAACCCAAAAATTGTTTTTTTATTTAAACAAAGTGCAATAGTAACTGAAAATGAATTGTTTCAATTAGCTGAAGACAGCTATGTAAACGGAAGTCCATGGTCAATTGAAATGTATAAACAGGAATTAACTGGAACTCATAATGAATACGCAATAGCCTTGTATGAGGGAGAAAAGGTTGGTTTTATTGGATACACTATGCTTTTTGATGAAGCAGAAATAACAACATTCGGTATCATATCCGCCTATAAAAACCAAGGAATTGGTCAACTATTTTTACGATCTTTTATTGATTACTTGAAAGAAAACGAAATCAAGACAGTGTTTTTAGAAGTTCGAGAGCAGAATAAGTCTGCAATTGTTGTATACAAAAAAATCGGTTTTGAAACGATTGCTACACGTAAAAATTATTACCATGATCCGATAGAAAATGCCTTAATCATGCAACTAAGTATAAAATAG
- the rimI gene encoding ribosomal protein S18-alanine N-acetyltransferase, whose product MLKKFKQWFSETTSFSQIPLNKKLAKRARLEKDFVQLSDGSFLTVSIGSESDISGILKIESLCYNGKIPWNEYALQHEIKNNNRAIYLIVRQSTKPVGFIGAWLVEEEAHITNVAVIPNYQKQGIATFMITELQKIALQEGIQKVSLEVRVSNKKAQSLYRTLGFENGKIKENYYSGDREDALEMSKFL is encoded by the coding sequence ATGTTGAAAAAATTTAAGCAATGGTTTAGCGAAACTACCTCGTTTAGCCAAATACCTCTTAATAAGAAGCTGGCTAAGCGTGCACGATTAGAAAAAGACTTCGTTCAGTTGAGTGATGGCTCCTTTTTAACCGTGTCTATTGGATCAGAATCAGATATTTCAGGTATTTTAAAAATTGAGTCGCTTTGTTATAATGGCAAAATACCTTGGAACGAATATGCTTTACAGCATGAAATCAAAAATAACAATAGGGCTATTTATCTAATTGTCCGGCAATCAACTAAGCCTGTTGGTTTCATTGGAGCATGGCTAGTAGAAGAGGAAGCACACATTACAAATGTTGCTGTTATTCCAAATTATCAAAAACAAGGAATTGCGACTTTTATGATTACCGAGTTACAAAAAATAGCCCTGCAAGAAGGCATACAGAAAGTAAGTTTAGAAGTACGTGTTTCAAATAAAAAAGCTCAAAGCTTATACCGTACGCTGGGATTTGAAAATGGGAAAATAAAAGAGAACTACTACAGTGGTGATCGAGAAGATGCCCTGGAAATGAGTAAGTTTTTATAA
- the tsaB gene encoding tRNA (adenosine(37)-N6)-threonylcarbamoyltransferase complex dimerization subunit type 1 TsaB — protein sequence MKVLAIDTSNQAMSIAVIEDSKIIGELTTNIKRNHSERLMPAIDELMNDVHWNPSELDRIVVAKGPGSYTGLRIGVTIAKTLAWTLKIELVGISSLKMLAGNCEMSPHYLVPLFDARRKNIYTGLYQWQNGELIQVEADTHISAEKWAEYLSKKEGTFELIGEDRFLYKDTFEHYLTNRVYEAPLKDHLPKAGVLGLLGLHEEPVDAHTFTPDYLKLAEAEENWRKEHPDQLEEAYVEKI from the coding sequence ATGAAAGTATTGGCAATAGATACTTCTAATCAAGCAATGAGTATTGCAGTAATAGAAGATAGTAAAATTATAGGAGAATTGACTACAAATATTAAACGAAACCATAGCGAACGATTAATGCCGGCTATTGATGAGCTAATGAATGATGTACACTGGAACCCTAGTGAGTTAGATAGAATCGTAGTGGCTAAAGGACCTGGTTCTTATACTGGTTTACGTATTGGTGTAACGATTGCCAAAACATTAGCATGGACGCTAAAAATTGAGTTGGTAGGGATCTCTAGTCTGAAGATGTTGGCTGGAAACTGTGAAATGTCTCCACACTATCTTGTGCCTTTATTCGATGCTCGACGTAAAAATATTTATACCGGTTTGTATCAATGGCAAAATGGGGAATTAATCCAAGTAGAAGCAGATACCCATATTTCAGCAGAAAAGTGGGCTGAATACTTAAGTAAAAAAGAAGGCACTTTTGAATTGATTGGAGAAGACCGTTTCTTATATAAAGACACATTTGAACACTATTTAACGAATCGGGTGTACGAAGCGCCTTTAAAAGATCATCTTCCAAAAGCTGGCGTTTTAGGTCTGTTGGGCTTACATGAAGAACCTGTAGATGCACATACATTTACGCCTGATTACTTGAAATTGGCAGAAGCGGAGGAAAATTGGCGTAAGGAGCATCCAGATCAACTGGAGGAAGCTTATGTTGAAAAAATTTAA
- a CDS encoding CsbD family protein, with translation MEKDNGMKDKAKGIKDKVVGEAKDSYGDATNDRSKQAEGKAQKAKGEVQKKVGKVKDDLNDKNDK, from the coding sequence ATGGAAAAAGATAACGGAATGAAAGATAAAGCTAAAGGTATTAAAGACAAGGTTGTTGGTGAAGCTAAAGATTCATATGGTGATGCAACAAACGACCGCAGCAAACAAGCTGAAGGTAAAGCTCAAAAAGCCAAAGGCGAAGTTCAAAAAAAAGTCGGTAAAGTAAAAGACGACTTAAATGATAAGAACGATAAGTAA
- a CDS encoding NAD-dependent epimerase/dehydratase family protein: protein MAKILITGATGTIGEVLTTHLKKNHELTLVDIDFSKSDKELVKGTTTKELDLSVLDNWKGLLEGIEYVIQLAGDPSPDAEFYDSLLDLNYKLPHNLYIEAAKSDSIKRIIFASSIHAVDAYPQNIQVATNDPVRPADLYGVSKVYLEGLASHYAFTTGLESIGIRIGDFKGDELPALDAPEAMSNYLSGKDMCHLVDCCLTATLNEPFILVNGISNNTFPRLDIDQARVDIGYKPKDNGFNLLGYFNQN, encoded by the coding sequence ATGGCTAAAATCTTAATTACCGGTGCAACAGGAACGATTGGTGAAGTACTAACCACTCATTTGAAAAAAAACCATGAATTAACCTTAGTAGATATTGATTTTTCTAAATCTGATAAAGAACTTGTTAAAGGAACCACTACAAAAGAATTAGATTTATCTGTTTTAGATAACTGGAAAGGACTGCTAGAGGGTATTGAATATGTTATTCAACTAGCGGGGGATCCAAGTCCTGATGCGGAGTTTTATGATAGTCTTTTAGATTTGAATTACAAGCTTCCACATAATCTCTATATTGAAGCTGCAAAAAGTGATTCGATCAAACGTATTATTTTTGCTAGCTCCATTCATGCTGTCGATGCTTACCCGCAAAATATCCAAGTCGCAACAAATGACCCCGTTCGTCCAGCTGATTTATATGGAGTGTCAAAAGTCTATTTGGAAGGTCTAGCGAGTCATTATGCTTTTACAACCGGGCTAGAGTCGATAGGAATTCGAATTGGCGATTTTAAAGGAGACGAACTTCCAGCATTAGATGCTCCTGAAGCTATGTCTAATTACTTATCAGGCAAGGATATGTGCCACCTTGTAGATTGTTGTTTAACAGCTACATTAAACGAACCATTCATACTCGTTAATGGTATTTCAAATAACACTTTCCCACGTTTAGATATTGATCAGGCTAGAGTAGATATTGGCTATAAACCAAAAGATAACGGCTTTAACCTTCTTGGTTATTTTAACCAAAACTAA
- a CDS encoding AI-2E family transporter: MSDLKDIFYRSLKGIKGYFKAELKLAALTFVLLCIGFYIIGIDFWGIKALGIAIIDIIPVLGSGIIMIPWALIHFFMGNTTIAWQLGLVYIVINVVRQIAEPFVTGREIGVRPLYTFISTIVCMLIFGPLGALIGAGVAIVIKAVYDVKMVRNSDPSEWE; this comes from the coding sequence ATGAGTGATTTAAAAGACATATTTTATCGATCGTTAAAAGGAATCAAAGGTTACTTTAAAGCAGAACTAAAATTAGCTGCTCTAACGTTTGTTCTTTTATGTATTGGTTTTTATATTATAGGAATTGATTTCTGGGGAATAAAGGCTTTAGGAATTGCTATTATAGATATTATTCCTGTTTTAGGAAGCGGGATTATCATGATTCCATGGGCACTTATCCATTTCTTTATGGGAAATACAACGATTGCTTGGCAATTAGGACTAGTATATATCGTTATTAATGTGGTTCGACAAATTGCTGAACCGTTTGTTACAGGTAGAGAAATTGGTGTAAGACCGCTTTATACATTTATCTCGACAATTGTTTGTATGCTTATTTTTGGGCCTTTGGGAGCACTGATAGGAGCAGGTGTAGCAATCGTTATAAAAGCTGTTTATGACGTGAAAATGGTTCGTAATAGTGATCCAAGTGAATGGGAATAA
- a CDS encoding NCS2 family permease, which produces MEKFFKLKENGTTVGTEVTAGLTTFFAMSYIIFVNPAILSLTGMPTQAVFLSTLIAAAIGTLVMGLFANVPYAQAPGMGLNAFFTYTVVFALGFSWQEALAMVFLCGIFNILITVTKIRKMIIRSIPESLQHAISAGIGVFVAYIGIKNSGFLQFTSEPGNIETINNAPFDATASYSDGISSVVTGGGIVPALVNFTSPGSLLALIGLIITVILLVKNVKGAILIGIIVTTIIGIPMGVVDVSVISNPANSLGNAFSELGTTFGAAFGSEGMISLFSSASRLPLVIMTIFAFSLSDVFDTIGTFIGTGRKTGIFSAEDEVALDNSTGFKTKMDKALFADAIATSVGAIFGTSNTTTFVESSAGIGAGGRTGLTSVVVAVLFLLTSLFSPLVALVPTQATSASLILVGVMMMSSFLEIKWDNLEEAIPAFFASIFMALSYSISYGIAAGFIFYVIVKVVKGKTKEIHPVLWISTLLFVLNFLIMAFI; this is translated from the coding sequence ATGGAAAAGTTTTTTAAATTAAAAGAAAATGGAACGACGGTAGGTACTGAAGTTACAGCAGGGCTAACGACTTTCTTCGCAATGTCTTATATTATTTTTGTCAACCCGGCAATTCTTTCTTTAACAGGTATGCCTACACAAGCAGTTTTCTTATCGACTTTAATAGCTGCTGCTATTGGAACATTAGTAATGGGGCTGTTCGCTAACGTTCCTTATGCACAAGCTCCTGGTATGGGATTAAATGCATTCTTTACGTATACAGTCGTATTTGCTTTAGGATTTTCTTGGCAAGAAGCTTTAGCAATGGTCTTTCTTTGTGGAATATTTAATATATTGATCACCGTAACAAAAATACGTAAAATGATTATTCGTTCTATTCCAGAAAGTCTGCAACACGCTATTAGTGCTGGAATCGGTGTATTTGTTGCTTATATAGGGATCAAAAATTCAGGTTTTCTTCAATTTACTTCAGAACCTGGCAATATCGAAACAATCAACAATGCTCCTTTTGATGCAACAGCCTCTTACTCAGACGGTATTTCGAGTGTCGTAACTGGTGGTGGGATTGTACCTGCGTTAGTTAACTTTACAAGTCCTGGATCTTTATTAGCTTTGATTGGTTTGATTATTACCGTTATTTTATTAGTGAAAAATGTAAAAGGAGCTATTCTGATTGGGATCATTGTTACAACGATTATCGGAATTCCGATGGGCGTGGTAGACGTATCAGTGATATCTAACCCAGCTAATTCATTAGGCAATGCTTTTTCAGAGCTAGGAACGACTTTTGGTGCTGCGTTTGGTAGTGAAGGGATGATTTCTCTATTCAGCAGTGCGTCACGTTTGCCATTAGTTATTATGACCATTTTTGCTTTTAGTTTATCAGATGTATTTGATACAATTGGAACATTTATTGGAACGGGTCGTAAAACTGGAATCTTTAGTGCTGAAGATGAAGTAGCATTAGACAATAGTACTGGTTTTAAAACAAAAATGGATAAAGCCTTATTCGCAGATGCTATCGCAACTTCTGTAGGTGCTATTTTTGGAACATCTAATACAACGACTTTTGTTGAAAGTTCAGCTGGTATTGGTGCCGGCGGAAGAACAGGTTTAACAAGTGTTGTTGTAGCTGTATTATTCCTTTTAACAAGCTTATTCTCACCCCTAGTCGCACTTGTGCCGACTCAAGCAACATCTGCATCTTTAATCTTAGTAGGAGTTATGATGATGTCTTCATTCTTAGAAATTAAATGGGATAATTTAGAAGAAGCTATTCCAGCATTCTTTGCTTCTATTTTTATGGCTTTATCTTATAGTATTTCATATGGGATCGCTGCTGGATTCATTTTCTATGTCATTGTTAAAGTGGTCAAAGGAAAAACAAAAGAAATTCATCCAGTATTATGGATCTCAACATTATTGTTTGTATTGAACTTCTTGATTATGGCGTTTATCTAA